Proteins encoded together in one Fusobacterium sp. FSA-380-WT-3A window:
- a CDS encoding pyridoxal phosphate-dependent aminotransferase, which translates to MIAQRLVGKQVGRGAFGIAREVKATEKKFGKDSVINSTLGTFFCEDEKLGVLELVDKTYRELESPDTFGYAAGVSGSAEYKEAVKKSIFGTHCKEILENAFVDVASTPGGTGAIYTAFKGYGNDGNTVLLPEYMWDAYVHITGANRLNNTIYKLFDGEKFNTKDFSEKMLEVVKRDGRVLAVINDPCQNPTGYSLSFEEWKEVVEILREASKYGEVILINDIAYIDYDFRGRDNAREYMKLFLGLPENVLILFAYSMSKSFTSYGLRTGAIVALSSSKKVIDEFTVVAEYLCRSSWSNVSRGGMALLVKAYENENIINGINSERDKWVETLKKRAEIFERKSEEVGLKYCPFSSGFFLTIPLEENKDEIVNDLKEKKVFVLPIKKGIRIAICSISCKKLEILPKLIKESIDKFNK; encoded by the coding sequence ATGATTGCTCAGAGATTAGTAGGAAAACAAGTTGGAAGAGGGGCTTTCGGAATAGCTAGAGAAGTTAAAGCTACTGAAAAAAAATTCGGAAAAGATTCTGTTATAAATTCTACATTAGGAACTTTTTTTTGTGAAGATGAAAAATTAGGAGTATTAGAACTTGTTGATAAAACATATAGGGAATTAGAATCTCCAGATACTTTCGGATATGCTGCTGGTGTAAGTGGTTCTGCTGAATATAAGGAAGCAGTTAAAAAAAGTATATTTGGTACTCATTGCAAAGAAATATTAGAAAATGCCTTTGTTGATGTTGCTTCTACACCTGGAGGTACAGGAGCTATATATACAGCTTTTAAAGGATATGGAAATGACGGAAATACTGTTTTATTACCTGAATATATGTGGGATGCCTATGTACATATTACAGGGGCTAACAGATTAAATAATACTATATATAAATTATTTGATGGGGAGAAATTTAATACTAAAGATTTCTCTGAAAAAATGTTAGAAGTTGTAAAAAGAGATGGTAGAGTTCTAGCTGTTATCAATGACCCTTGTCAAAATCCTACAGGATATTCTCTATCTTTTGAAGAATGGAAGGAAGTTGTTGAAATTTTAAGAGAAGCTTCTAAATATGGAGAAGTTATTCTTATTAATGATATAGCATATATAGATTATGATTTTAGAGGAAGAGATAATGCAAGAGAATATATGAAACTATTTTTAGGACTTCCTGAAAATGTTTTGATTCTTTTTGCTTATAGTATGTCAAAATCTTTTACGAGTTATGGACTTAGAACAGGAGCTATAGTTGCTTTATCTTCAAGTAAAAAAGTTATAGATGAATTTACTGTTGTTGCTGAATATTTATGCCGTTCTTCTTGGTCTAATGTATCAAGAGGTGGAATGGCTCTATTAGTAAAAGCTTATGAAAATGAAAATATAATCAATGGTATTAATTCTGAAAGAGATAAATGGGTAGAAACATTGAAAAAAAGAGCTGAAATTTTTGAAAGAAAATCAGAAGAGGTCGGATTAAAATATTGTCCTTTCTCTAGTGGATTTTTCTTAACAATTCCTTTAGAAGAAAATAAAGATGAGATAGTAAATGACTTAAAAGAGAAAAAAGTATTTGTTCTTCCTATAAAAAAAGGAATTAGAATAGCTATCTGTAGTATCTCTTGTAAAAAATTAGAAATTCTTCCAAAATTAATTAAAGAATCTATAGATAAATTTAATAAATAA
- a CDS encoding iron-containing alcohol dehydrogenase family protein has translation MSQNMFLPNYTIGQDAYKEIKNICEKYGTKIVFIGGKTALEKASFLVRDAIKESKLEIIDEVWYGGEASYENVEMLMKNENIINSHMIFAFGGGKACDTCKVLSEKLDKPLFTFPTIASTCASVTSVCAMYYPNGVYRDLFFKKAPAVHTFINTQIIAEAPTKYLWAGIGDTLGKGYEPEFSARGKELDYPNKLGITLSSLCKEPLFEYGDKGLKDCENNISSKELEETILTIIVTTGLVSNSLKMSYNSGLAHAVCYGFSTIKEVEENHLHGELVSYGVLVLEMMDKNYKELDKLINFYKKINLPISYKNFNVEIKDMTSVFDKASSVKDIEVSAFSITKDMIYNSIKELEEYISKN, from the coding sequence ATGTCACAAAATATGTTTTTACCAAATTACACAATAGGACAAGATGCTTATAAGGAAATCAAAAATATTTGTGAAAAATATGGAACAAAAATTGTTTTTATTGGAGGAAAAACAGCTTTAGAAAAAGCTAGTTTTTTAGTAAGAGATGCTATAAAAGAAAGTAAATTAGAAATAATTGATGAAGTTTGGTATGGTGGAGAAGCTTCTTATGAAAATGTAGAAATGTTAATGAAAAATGAAAATATAATAAATTCTCATATGATATTTGCTTTTGGTGGTGGAAAAGCTTGTGATACTTGTAAAGTATTAAGTGAAAAACTTGATAAACCTTTATTTACTTTTCCTACTATTGCTTCTACTTGTGCTAGTGTAACAAGTGTTTGTGCTATGTATTATCCTAATGGGGTTTATAGAGATTTATTTTTTAAAAAAGCTCCAGCTGTTCATACATTTATAAATACTCAAATAATAGCTGAAGCTCCTACAAAATATCTATGGGCTGGAATTGGAGATACTCTTGGAAAAGGATATGAACCAGAATTCTCTGCTAGAGGAAAAGAATTAGACTATCCTAATAAACTAGGAATTACTCTATCTTCTCTTTGTAAAGAACCTCTTTTTGAATATGGAGATAAAGGTTTAAAAGATTGTGAAAATAACATTAGTTCAAAAGAATTAGAAGAAACTATTTTAACTATCATAGTGACTACTGGACTTGTTTCTAATTCTCTAAAAATGTCTTACAATAGTGGTTTAGCTCATGCTGTTTGTTATGGATTTTCAACTATAAAAGAAGTGGAGGAAAATCATTTACATGGAGAACTTGTTTCTTACGGAGTTCTTGTATTAGAAATGATGGATAAAAATTATAAAGAGTTAGATAAATTAATAAATTTCTATAAAAAAATAAATTTACCAATTTCTTATAAAAACTTTAATGTAGAAATTAAAGATATGACAAGTGTTTTTGATAAAGCTTCTTCTGTAAAAGACATTGAAGTTTCAGCTTTTTCTATCACTAAAGATATGATATATAACTCTATAAAAGAGCTAGAAGAATATATATCAAAAAATTAA